The following are from one region of the Paenibacillus sp. JZ16 genome:
- a CDS encoding serine hydrolase domain-containing protein — protein sequence MASSAEAGAEQLGLGIKGVKAACTAIEREIAAGTTPGAVLGVMHKGKQWFYSAGYANPRPKQGQPVPVSRDTLYDCASLTKVVVTLPLILQLIDEGVLTLSTKVSNILPPFGTAGKEELTVGQLLTHTSGLQADMNLHSQGWGREQMWDAVLSAPLVTKPDTEVIYSDLGYLALGCMIDKVLGMSLEQAVKQRVLDPLGMRHATLTPAPEQAGRYAATEYEDTIQDHLCGIVHDEKARALGGVCGHAGLFATAGDLLQYARMWLAQGAIPATVRPETGGGEFRVLSRAAAITATRTHTGHIHGSNRGLGWVLKGDKMDASGDWMGPGCYGHTGFTGTSMWIDPELDLAVVLLTNRVYGGRSSSVAQLRAQVHNALTGAVTW from the coding sequence ATGGCGAGCAGCGCGGAAGCCGGTGCAGAGCAGCTGGGCTTGGGAATCAAGGGAGTGAAGGCGGCGTGCACCGCCATTGAACGCGAAATAGCCGCGGGTACGACGCCGGGTGCCGTGTTGGGTGTCATGCATAAAGGCAAGCAGTGGTTTTATAGTGCCGGTTATGCCAACCCCAGACCAAAGCAGGGTCAGCCTGTGCCGGTCAGCAGGGATACGTTATACGATTGTGCGTCTTTAACGAAGGTGGTGGTTACACTCCCGTTGATTCTGCAATTGATCGATGAGGGAGTCTTGACCTTAAGCACAAAAGTGAGTAACATTCTGCCTCCATTCGGAACGGCCGGTAAAGAAGAGCTTACGGTAGGACAGCTGCTCACGCATACCTCCGGGCTCCAGGCGGACATGAACCTGCATTCGCAGGGCTGGGGTAGGGAGCAGATGTGGGATGCCGTTCTTTCCGCACCGCTCGTGACCAAGCCGGATACCGAAGTGATTTACAGTGATCTGGGATATTTGGCGCTTGGCTGCATGATTGACAAGGTCCTGGGAATGTCTTTAGAGCAGGCAGTAAAGCAACGGGTGTTGGATCCGCTCGGCATGCGTCATGCGACGCTGACTCCTGCGCCGGAACAGGCCGGCCGCTATGCAGCAACGGAGTATGAGGATACCATCCAGGATCATCTATGCGGAATTGTGCATGACGAGAAGGCACGGGCCTTGGGTGGTGTATGCGGTCATGCCGGCCTGTTTGCGACCGCAGGCGATCTGCTGCAATACGCCCGAATGTGGCTGGCACAAGGGGCGATCCCGGCAACGGTGAGGCCAGAGACAGGAGGCGGCGAATTCCGCGTCTTATCTAGGGCGGCGGCGATTACGGCTACTCGTACCCATACGGGGCATATTCATGGCTCCAACCGTGGCTTGGGGTGGGTACTGAAAGGGGATAAGATGGACGCTTCGGGTGATTGGATGGGTCCGGGCTGTTACGGACATACCGGATTTACCGGAACCAGCATGTGGATCGATCCCGAGCTGGATCTCGCGGTCGTACTGCTGACAAACCGCGTATACGGAGGACGGAGCAGCAGCGTGGCCCAGCTTCGGGCCCAAGTCCACAACGCATTGACGGGAGCCGTGACATGGTGA
- a CDS encoding GNAT family N-acetyltransferase, with protein MTSLAYRAYRPGDEDAITTLWNACLPGDPMTRLRFRNLVLLDPNFDPQGLRIAEQEGRLVGVLYAVRRRLPMIGTELEPDRGWITFFYTDPSVRRQGVASRLLQDGEDYLRDHGRSKVFFSSYAPNYIVPGIDGERYPEGLAWLAASGFTRNYTAVAMDRSLVDFRMPPEVAELKRQREQEGFTFMLAQDSDLVELIDFATDVFNPDWGRAIRDGLLQRLTTDQILIARDQGKLVGFCLHNGYEGVAERFGPFGVDPSMQGKGLGKILLYDCLALMRAQGLHGAWFLWTGEQSPAGHLYRKAGFHVTRRFDIMSKMLQ; from the coding sequence ATGACGAGTTTAGCCTACAGGGCTTACCGGCCTGGAGACGAAGACGCTATCACTACCCTGTGGAATGCCTGTCTACCGGGAGATCCCATGACTCGGCTTCGCTTTCGGAACTTGGTGCTGCTTGATCCGAACTTTGATCCGCAAGGACTGCGGATTGCGGAGCAGGAGGGCCGCTTGGTAGGCGTACTGTATGCGGTACGCCGGAGGCTGCCGATGATCGGAACCGAACTGGAGCCGGATCGCGGGTGGATCACCTTCTTTTATACCGATCCATCGGTTCGGAGACAGGGGGTGGCATCGCGGCTGCTGCAGGACGGCGAAGACTATCTTCGCGATCATGGACGCAGCAAAGTCTTTTTCTCCTCGTATGCCCCGAATTATATCGTTCCTGGAATCGATGGCGAGCGCTATCCGGAGGGCTTGGCGTGGCTTGCGGCAAGCGGCTTTACCCGCAATTATACGGCGGTTGCGATGGATCGCTCCCTGGTCGATTTTCGTATGCCGCCGGAGGTTGCGGAATTAAAGCGGCAGCGTGAGCAAGAAGGCTTCACCTTCATGCTGGCTCAGGACAGCGATTTGGTGGAGCTGATCGATTTTGCGACGGACGTGTTTAACCCGGATTGGGGCCGGGCGATTCGCGATGGATTGCTGCAGCGATTAACAACAGATCAGATCCTGATCGCGCGCGATCAAGGAAAGCTGGTGGGATTCTGCCTGCATAACGGATATGAAGGCGTGGCTGAACGATTTGGTCCGTTTGGCGTGGACCCGTCGATGCAAGGGAAGGGGTTGGGGAAAATTCTGTTATATGATTGCCTCGCCCTCATGCGGGCGCAGGGGCTGCATGGAGCCTGGTTCCTCTGGACGGGCGAACAAAGCCCGGCAGGGCATCTGTACCGCAAGGCCGGATTTCATGTGACGCGTCGGTTCGATATTATGAGCAAAATGCTTCAATAG